The following are encoded in a window of Deinococcus carri genomic DNA:
- the acs gene encoding acetate--CoA ligase, producing the protein MSDHAAPDHIDNMLHESRVIAPSEEFAAQARITREQYEEMYRRSLDDPEGFWGDVAGELTWMKPWERVLDWQEPHAQWFVGGETNIAYNALDRNVERGLGGKTAIIWEGEDGEVRTYTYAELLREVNRAANALTALGVQQGDRVTLYLPLIPEAAIAMLACARIGAVHSVVFGGFSVSALADRINNAQSRLLITADAGQRRGGLVNLKANADEAAALAPGLERVLVVNRANTHPPMQPGRDLWWHEALAAASDEHEAVPVDSEHPLFLLYTSGSTGQPKGVQHTTGGYMVGTYLTTGTVFDLREDDIYWCTADVGWVTGHSYSVYGPLLNGATVLMYEGAPNHPDWGRFWDLIQKHHVTILYTAPTAIRSFMRQGDALPARYDLSSLRLLGSVGEPINPEAWMWYARVIGGGRCPVVDTWWQTETGSIMLTTLPGAHPSKPGSAGLPMFGVEPAIMTREGEELGPDEGGLLVIKRPWPAMLRTVYGDDERYRKTYWGEIPHVYFAGDGARRDADGYVTVVGRVDDVLNVSGHRLGTMEIESALVAHPAIAEAAVVGRPDEVKGESVVAFVLPQSGAEVDPQDLRAHVSREIGALARPDAIIVADALPKTRSGKIMRRFLRQIAAGKEIQGDTSTLEDPAVLERLAATEAV; encoded by the coding sequence ATGTCCGACCACGCCGCGCCCGACCATATCGACAACATGCTGCACGAGAGCCGCGTGATTGCCCCCAGCGAGGAGTTCGCGGCGCAGGCACGCATCACGCGCGAGCAGTACGAGGAGATGTACCGCCGCAGCCTCGACGACCCCGAGGGCTTCTGGGGCGACGTGGCGGGCGAACTGACCTGGATGAAGCCCTGGGAGCGGGTGCTCGACTGGCAGGAACCCCATGCCCAGTGGTTCGTGGGCGGCGAGACGAACATCGCCTACAACGCGCTCGACCGCAACGTGGAACGCGGCCTGGGGGGCAAGACGGCCATCATCTGGGAGGGCGAGGACGGTGAGGTCCGCACCTACACCTACGCGGAGCTGCTGCGCGAGGTCAACAGGGCGGCGAACGCCCTGACGGCTCTGGGCGTGCAACAGGGCGACCGCGTGACCCTCTACCTGCCGCTGATTCCCGAGGCGGCCATCGCCATGCTGGCCTGCGCCCGCATCGGGGCGGTGCATAGCGTGGTGTTCGGCGGCTTTTCCGTCAGTGCCCTGGCCGACCGCATCAACAACGCGCAGAGCAGGCTGCTGATCACCGCCGACGCGGGGCAGCGGCGCGGGGGACTGGTGAACCTCAAGGCCAACGCCGACGAGGCCGCCGCCCTGGCCCCCGGTCTGGAAAGGGTGCTGGTGGTGAACCGCGCGAACACCCACCCGCCCATGCAGCCGGGCCGCGACCTGTGGTGGCACGAGGCGCTGGCTGCCGCGAGCGACGAGCATGAGGCCGTACCGGTGGACAGTGAGCATCCCCTCTTCCTGCTGTACACGTCGGGCAGCACCGGTCAGCCCAAGGGCGTGCAGCACACGACGGGCGGCTACATGGTGGGCACCTACCTCACCACGGGGACCGTCTTCGACCTGCGTGAGGACGACATCTACTGGTGCACTGCCGACGTGGGTTGGGTCACGGGCCACAGCTACAGCGTGTATGGCCCCCTGCTCAACGGCGCGACGGTTCTGATGTACGAGGGCGCGCCCAACCACCCCGACTGGGGCCGTTTCTGGGACCTGATCCAGAAGCACCACGTGACCATCCTGTACACCGCGCCGACCGCCATCCGCTCCTTCATGCGCCAGGGCGATGCCCTGCCCGCGCGCTACGACCTGAGCAGCCTGCGCCTGCTGGGGTCGGTGGGCGAACCCATCAACCCCGAAGCGTGGATGTGGTACGCCCGCGTCATCGGCGGGGGGCGCTGCCCGGTGGTGGACACCTGGTGGCAGACCGAGACGGGCAGCATCATGCTGACCACCCTGCCCGGCGCGCACCCCAGCAAGCCCGGCAGCGCGGGCCTGCCGATGTTCGGCGTCGAACCCGCCATCATGACCCGCGAGGGCGAGGAACTTGGCCCCGACGAGGGCGGACTGCTGGTAATCAAGCGGCCCTGGCCCGCCATGCTCCGCACGGTGTACGGCGACGACGAACGCTACCGCAAGACCTACTGGGGCGAGATTCCCCACGTCTACTTTGCCGGGGACGGTGCCCGCCGCGACGCCGACGGCTACGTGACGGTGGTGGGCCGCGTGGACGACGTGCTGAACGTCTCCGGCCACCGCCTGGGCACGATGGAGATCGAGTCGGCCCTGGTCGCCCATCCCGCTATCGCGGAGGCCGCCGTCGTGGGCCGCCCCGACGAGGTGAAGGGCGAGAGCGTGGTCGCCTTCGTCCTCCCGCAAAGTGGCGCAGAGGTGGACCCGCAGGACCTCCGCGCCCACGTCAGCCGGGAAATCGGCGCGCTGGCCCGCCCCGACGCCATCATCGTCGCGGACGCACTGCCCAAGACCCGCAGCGGCAAGATCATGCGCCGCTTCCTGCGCCAGATTGCCGCCGGAAAGGAGATTCAGGGCGACACCAGCACGCTGGAAGACCCGGCGGTGCTGGAGCGGCTGGCGGCGACGGAGGCGGTGTGA
- a CDS encoding YqgE/AlgH family protein, with translation MTVPLTFLVASPHLRGSLFEGAVILLLEHDETGAMGLLVTAPLQQSVTELLPDLPGGGSGSVWAGGPVEPGVGWCLYRTPLNLEGEVRLAEGLLLTSSLDVLQAVAASGQPFMLLLGYTGWAPTQLAEEAREGTWLWVEQDTPDLLWDVPTQERWQAALDRLGVKPGTIMPGGAQA, from the coding sequence ATGACCGTGCCGCTGACGTTCCTGGTCGCCAGTCCCCACCTGCGCGGCAGTCTGTTCGAGGGAGCCGTGATCCTGCTGCTGGAACACGACGAAACCGGGGCGATGGGCCTGCTGGTGACCGCGCCGCTCCAGCAAAGCGTCACCGAACTGCTGCCGGACCTGCCGGGGGGCGGCTCGGGCAGCGTGTGGGCAGGTGGCCCGGTGGAGCCGGGTGTGGGCTGGTGCCTGTACCGCACGCCGCTGAACCTGGAGGGCGAGGTGCGGCTGGCCGAGGGCCTCCTGCTCACCAGCAGCCTGGACGTGCTGCAAGCGGTGGCGGCGAGCGGGCAGCCCTTCATGCTGCTGTTGGGCTATACCGGCTGGGCACCCACCCAGCTCGCGGAAGAGGCCCGCGAGGGCACCTGGCTGTGGGTGGAACAGGACACGCCGGACCTGCTGTGGGACGTGCCCACGCAGGAGCGCTGGCAGGCCGCCCTGGACCGCCTGGGTGTCAAGCCGGGGACCATCATGCCGGGGGGCGCACAGGCCTGA
- the lon gene encoding endopeptidase La, producing the protein MSNENQPTPLPANVPVCPVRGSVIYPTMVQHIDASRAVSIRAIEAAMQGDKVILIVSQRDKDVDDPQGADLYDVGTACNVLRVRKNPDGTVQMLVAAVARARVTRYTRGDYLRADIEALPTDTGDTVELQALTRELREKFETVAQGGKVSAESVQAIQGKDDAGEMADHIAFNLDFKLEDKQAILEATRLTDRVRRVLTLLDTEQEVQAVQARIRAQVKEEIDKNQREYYLREQMKVIQKELQGGEDGEDADEAEAFRAKIDALDLKPEVKKEIDREVNRLARMHPDAAEATVIRTYLTWVTELPWNVRSDDRLEVAEAAQILDEDHYGLEKVKDRVLEFLAVRRLRKERAERGELSAEDVNKGPILVFTGPPGVGKTSIAQSIAKALGRKYVRIALGGARDESDIRGHRRTYIGAMPGRLIQGMRTAGTKNPVILLDEVDKLGSSYQGDPSAALLEVLDPAQNQHFTDHYLGVPFDLSEVMFIATANYPEQIPAALMDRMEVIDFSSYIEQEKLEIAKRYLLPRQLTANGLKPNQISFTDAALERLISHYTREAGVRNLEREIGTVARKVARRIATGEVKRVKVTDKELDRYLGQARYVPETEGSEDKVGVSTGMFYTPVGGDILFVETSVMPGKGLVLTGQLGDVMKESARAALTYAKSNAERFHLDREKIDNSEIHVHVPAGAIPKEGPSAGGAMATSLISALSGVPVRHDVAMTGEMTLTGRYLPIGGLKEKVLGARRAGIKHIIMPKANEADLRDIPLHLRSSMRFHPCETVEQVLDVALVGGLAALETPRDGTPAGVAPAAPAKRKPARRSPGASA; encoded by the coding sequence ATGTCCAACGAGAACCAACCCACCCCGCTGCCCGCCAACGTGCCTGTGTGCCCGGTGCGGGGCAGCGTGATTTACCCGACGATGGTGCAGCATATCGACGCCAGCCGTGCCGTCTCCATCCGCGCCATCGAGGCCGCCATGCAGGGCGACAAGGTCATCCTGATCGTGTCGCAGCGTGACAAGGACGTGGACGACCCGCAGGGCGCGGACCTGTACGACGTGGGCACCGCCTGCAACGTGCTGCGTGTGCGCAAGAACCCCGACGGCACCGTGCAGATGCTGGTCGCCGCCGTGGCCCGCGCCCGCGTGACCCGCTACACCCGCGGCGACTACCTGCGCGCCGACATCGAGGCGTTGCCCACCGACACGGGCGACACCGTCGAACTCCAGGCCCTCACCCGCGAACTGCGCGAGAAGTTCGAGACGGTGGCGCAGGGCGGCAAGGTCAGCGCCGAGAGCGTCCAGGCTATTCAGGGCAAGGACGACGCCGGCGAGATGGCCGACCACATCGCCTTCAACCTCGACTTCAAGCTCGAAGACAAGCAGGCGATCCTGGAAGCCACCCGCCTGACCGACCGCGTGCGCCGCGTGCTGACGCTGCTGGACACCGAGCAGGAAGTGCAGGCCGTGCAGGCCCGCATCCGCGCGCAGGTCAAGGAAGAGATCGACAAGAACCAGCGCGAGTACTACCTGCGCGAGCAGATGAAGGTCATCCAGAAGGAACTTCAGGGCGGTGAGGACGGCGAGGACGCCGACGAGGCCGAGGCCTTCCGCGCCAAGATCGACGCGCTCGACCTCAAGCCCGAGGTCAAGAAGGAGATCGACCGCGAGGTCAACCGCCTGGCCCGGATGCACCCCGACGCCGCCGAGGCGACCGTCATCCGCACCTACCTGACCTGGGTCACTGAACTGCCCTGGAATGTCCGCAGCGACGACCGCCTGGAGGTGGCCGAGGCCGCCCAGATTCTGGACGAGGATCACTACGGCCTGGAAAAGGTCAAGGATCGCGTGCTGGAGTTCCTGGCCGTGCGCCGCCTGCGCAAGGAGCGGGCCGAGCGCGGCGAGCTGAGTGCTGAGGACGTGAACAAGGGACCGATTCTGGTCTTCACCGGCCCTCCCGGCGTGGGCAAGACGAGCATCGCGCAGTCCATCGCCAAGGCGCTGGGCCGCAAGTACGTGCGCATTGCCCTGGGCGGCGCGCGTGACGAGTCCGACATCCGCGGCCACCGCCGCACCTACATCGGCGCGATGCCCGGCCGCCTGATCCAGGGAATGCGCACGGCGGGCACCAAGAACCCTGTCATCCTGCTCGACGAGGTGGACAAGCTGGGCAGCTCCTACCAGGGCGACCCCTCGGCGGCGCTGCTGGAGGTGCTCGACCCCGCGCAGAACCAGCACTTCACCGACCACTACCTGGGCGTGCCCTTCGACCTCAGCGAGGTGATGTTCATCGCCACCGCCAACTACCCGGAGCAGATTCCGGCGGCGCTGATGGACCGCATGGAAGTGATCGACTTCTCCAGCTACATCGAGCAGGAGAAGCTGGAAATCGCCAAGCGTTACCTGCTGCCCCGGCAGCTCACGGCCAACGGCCTGAAGCCCAACCAGATCAGCTTCACCGACGCGGCCCTCGAACGCCTGATCAGCCACTACACCCGCGAGGCGGGCGTGCGCAACCTGGAGCGCGAGATCGGCACCGTGGCCCGCAAGGTCGCCCGCCGCATCGCCACCGGCGAGGTCAAGCGCGTGAAGGTGACCGACAAGGAACTCGACCGCTACCTCGGCCAGGCGCGCTACGTGCCCGAAACGGAAGGCAGCGAGGACAAGGTGGGCGTGTCCACCGGGATGTTCTACACGCCGGTCGGCGGCGACATCCTGTTCGTCGAAACCAGCGTAATGCCCGGCAAGGGCCTGGTGCTCACCGGCCAGCTCGGCGACGTGATGAAGGAGTCGGCCCGCGCCGCCCTGACCTACGCCAAGAGCAACGCCGAGCGCTTCCACCTCGACCGCGAGAAGATCGACAACTCCGAGATTCACGTTCATGTGCCTGCCGGAGCGATCCCCAAGGAAGGCCCCAGCGCGGGCGGCGCGATGGCGACCAGCCTGATCTCGGCCCTCAGCGGTGTCCCTGTCCGGCACGACGTGGCGATGACCGGCGAGATGACCCTGACCGGACGCTACCTCCCTATCGGCGGCCTGAAGGAGAAGGTGCTGGGTGCCCGCCGCGCCGGCATCAAGCACATCATCATGCCCAAGGCCAACGAGGCCGACCTGCGCGACATCCCCCTGCACCTGCGCTCGTCGATGCGCTTCCACCCCTGCGAGACGGTGGAGCAGGTGCTCGACGTGGCCCTGGTCGGCGGCCTGGCGGCCCTGGAAACCCCGCGTGACGGCACCCCCGCCGGTGTCGCCCCCGCGGCCCCCGCCAAGCGCAAGCCGGCCCGCCGCAGCCCCGGCGCAAGCGCTTAA
- a CDS encoding cation acetate symporter, translating into MTFLLAALIVAITLGITFWASKRNTSASDFYVAGGRISATQNGIAIAGDYMSAASFLGITGLIALNGYDGFMYSVGWFIAYLTVLFIVAEPLRNLGKYTLADMLVYRLRDPRVRTYAAISTIVVSAFYMIAQVVGAGSLISLLSGGVLKASVAIPLVGVLMIIYVVVGGMLATTWVQIVKAALLMFATVVMTVLILNRFGWSFSNLLGAAEAKNGADFLGAGLKYKNPIDLISLSLALVLGTAGLPHILMRFYTVPTAQDARKSVVWAMVLIGAFYVMTAFMGNAANVLVGKGAITEANAAGNMAAPLLAQALFGGAGTLGGEFGLAFVTAVAFATILAVVAGLTIAASTSFTHDIYNGVIKHGQAGEAEQFRVARLATVAVGIIAILLGLLAQSQNVAFLVALAFAIAASANLPVILFTLFWRRFNATGAIWGIVGGILTCLALIAVSPNIMGIDPPEKTTGRHPIQAAPLFGLENPGIISIPAGFLFAALGTMVGASRRNEGAEQAFEEMQFRAYTGAGTDGTVAAHD; encoded by the coding sequence ATGACCTTCCTGCTCGCGGCCCTCATCGTGGCGATCACGCTGGGCATCACCTTCTGGGCCAGCAAACGCAACACCAGCGCCAGCGACTTCTACGTGGCGGGCGGACGCATCAGCGCCACCCAGAACGGCATCGCCATCGCCGGGGACTACATGAGCGCGGCGTCCTTCCTGGGCATCACGGGTCTGATCGCCCTGAACGGCTACGACGGCTTCATGTACTCGGTGGGGTGGTTTATCGCCTACCTGACGGTGCTGTTCATCGTGGCTGAGCCGCTTAGGAACCTGGGCAAGTACACGCTGGCCGACATGCTGGTCTATCGCCTGCGTGACCCCCGCGTGCGAACCTACGCGGCGATCAGCACCATCGTCGTGAGCGCCTTTTACATGATCGCGCAGGTCGTGGGGGCCGGGTCGCTGATCAGTCTGCTGTCGGGCGGCGTCCTGAAAGCCAGCGTGGCGATTCCGCTCGTCGGCGTGCTGATGATCATCTACGTGGTGGTGGGCGGCATGCTCGCCACGACCTGGGTGCAGATCGTGAAGGCCGCGCTCCTGATGTTCGCCACCGTCGTAATGACCGTGCTGATCCTGAACCGCTTCGGCTGGAGCTTCTCCAACCTGCTGGGGGCCGCCGAGGCAAAAAACGGCGCGGACTTCCTGGGCGCGGGTCTGAAGTACAAGAACCCCATCGACCTGATCTCGCTCAGCCTGGCGCTGGTGCTGGGCACGGCGGGCCTGCCGCACATCCTGATGCGCTTCTACACCGTGCCCACCGCGCAGGACGCCCGCAAGAGCGTGGTGTGGGCGATGGTGCTGATCGGGGCCTTTTACGTGATGACCGCCTTCATGGGCAACGCCGCCAACGTGCTGGTCGGCAAGGGCGCGATCACCGAGGCGAACGCGGCGGGCAACATGGCCGCGCCGCTGCTGGCGCAGGCCCTCTTCGGTGGGGCGGGCACACTGGGCGGCGAGTTCGGCCTGGCGTTCGTGACCGCCGTGGCCTTCGCCACCATCCTCGCGGTGGTCGCGGGCCTGACCATCGCGGCCAGCACGTCCTTTACCCACGACATCTACAACGGCGTCATCAAGCACGGCCAGGCGGGCGAGGCCGAGCAGTTCCGGGTCGCGCGGCTCGCCACCGTCGCCGTGGGCATCATCGCTATCCTGCTGGGGCTGCTGGCACAGTCGCAGAACGTGGCGTTCCTGGTCGCGCTGGCCTTTGCCATCGCCGCCAGCGCCAACCTGCCGGTCATTCTGTTCACGCTGTTCTGGCGCAGGTTCAACGCGACCGGGGCCATCTGGGGCATCGTGGGCGGCATCCTGACCTGCCTGGCGCTGATCGCCGTCAGCCCCAACATCATGGGCATCGACCCGCCCGAGAAGACCACCGGCCGCCACCCCATCCAGGCCGCGCCGCTGTTCGGGCTGGAAAACCCCGGCATCATCTCCATTCCCGCCGGGTTCCTGTTCGCCGCCCTGGGCACGATGGTGGGGGCCTCCCGCCGCAACGAGGGCGCGGAGCAGGCCTTCGAGGAGATGCAGTTCCGCGCCTACACGGGGGCTGGGACGGACGGGACGGTCGCGGCGCACGACTGA
- a CDS encoding DUF485 domain-containing protein, translating into MTVSRVQSGSPPRGNAAYQQLVAERNRFTLIMSVTFLVLYFLLPIMAGYNKPLMATKVFGNVTFGYVFAFAEFAMGWIMAAIYVVRARQFDRLAREAQL; encoded by the coding sequence ATGACCGTATCCCGTGTTCAGTCAGGCTCCCCCCCGCGCGGCAACGCGGCCTATCAGCAGCTGGTGGCCGAGCGCAACCGCTTTACCCTGATCATGTCGGTCACGTTTCTGGTGCTGTACTTCCTGCTGCCGATCATGGCGGGGTACAACAAGCCGCTGATGGCGACCAAGGTGTTCGGCAACGTGACCTTCGGGTACGTGTTTGCCTTCGCCGAGTTCGCCATGGGCTGGATCATGGCCGCCATCTACGTGGTGCGGGCGCGGCAGTTCGACCGGCTGGCGCGGGAGGCGCAGCTATGA
- a CDS encoding aminotransferase class I/II-fold pyridoxal phosphate-dependent enzyme — protein MWASTRASRVPGSVFALMDAAKERARSRGLSIVDLSIGSSDQTPPDAALEALRAATRDPGTYRYPLFSDTRPLREAAAAYLHRRFGVGVDADAEVLPLIGAQEGLAHLLLAVTDPGDTLLLPDPCYPPYLGTAAVAGLQVVTLPLLAERGFLPDLGAVPQDLKPRALLLNYPNNPTSAVADAAFFPGAAAWCRARGTLLIHDHPYAELTFGGYRAPSALEAGLEGVVELHSLSKTHHMGGFRVGFAAGDRQALAALARVKGAVDFHPYLGIQQAAAVALGLPDEVGRAGAQVFQQRRDALVPALHALGWEAALPQASMYVWARVPGLTNSVAYAVRAAETTGVALSPGRAFGERGEGFVRFALVQPPEVLAEAVRRLAGVPVQEPEQLLAP, from the coding sequence ATGTGGGCTTCAACACGGGCAAGCCGGGTGCCAGGCAGTGTCTTCGCGCTGATGGACGCGGCCAAGGAAAGGGCGCGGTCCAGGGGCCTGAGCATCGTGGACCTGAGCATCGGTTCGAGTGACCAGACCCCACCAGATGCGGCCCTGGAGGCGCTGCGGGCCGCCACCCGCGACCCCGGCACCTACCGCTATCCCCTCTTCAGCGACACGCGCCCGCTGCGGGAGGCAGCGGCTGCGTATCTGCACCGGCGTTTCGGCGTGGGGGTGGACGCCGATGCCGAGGTGCTGCCGCTGATTGGCGCGCAGGAGGGCCTGGCACATCTGCTGCTGGCCGTGACCGATCCGGGCGACACGCTGCTGCTGCCCGACCCCTGCTATCCGCCCTACCTGGGGACGGCAGCCGTCGCGGGCCTCCAGGTGGTCACGCTGCCGCTGCTGGCCGAGCGCGGCTTTCTGCCCGACCTGGGTGCAGTGCCTCAGGACCTGAAACCCCGCGCCCTGCTGCTCAATTACCCCAACAACCCGACCTCGGCGGTGGCCGACGCCGCCTTTTTCCCGGGGGCCGCCGCGTGGTGCCGCGCGCGGGGCACGCTGCTGATTCACGACCACCCCTACGCCGAGCTGACCTTCGGGGGATACCGGGCACCGAGTGCGCTGGAAGCGGGGCTGGAGGGCGTGGTGGAACTGCATTCGCTCTCCAAGACGCACCACATGGGCGGGTTCCGGGTGGGCTTCGCGGCGGGGGACCGGCAGGCGCTGGCGGCCCTGGCCCGCGTGAAGGGCGCGGTGGACTTTCACCCGTACCTGGGCATTCAGCAGGCGGCCGCCGTGGCGCTGGGCCTGCCGGACGAGGTGGGCCGGGCGGGGGCGCAGGTCTTCCAGCAGCGGCGCGACGCCCTGGTGCCCGCCCTGCATGCCCTGGGCTGGGAGGCGGCGCTCCCGCAGGCCAGCATGTATGTCTGGGCCAGGGTGCCCGGCCTGACGAACAGTGTGGCCTACGCCGTCCGCGCCGCCGAGACGACCGGGGTGGCTCTCAGTCCGGGCCGCGCCTTCGGGGAACGGGGCGAGGGCTTCGTGCGCTTTGCGCTGGTGCAGCCGCCCGAGGTGCTGGCAGAGGCCGTGCGGCGGCTGGCCGGAGTGCCCGTGCAGGAGCCAGAACAGCTCCTCGCACCCTGA
- a CDS encoding S-layer homology domain-containing protein, giving the protein MKKALITGMLLLSSGALAGGGAPAPVPAPAPAPAAQPTPAPVMPRVMPVTTAPMAVCTPGTWAKAAIDLVTQRGYFIGYPDGTFNWCSPITRQEVAQVLARVISQLPSGQTTFNPAELDTLRQGLQDALSGLEELRAQVAAQQQAITALQSQIAELNTALQALPAGTAGAAGAAGAQGPQGEVGPQGPAGPAGPAGAQGAQGPAGPQGPQGERGERGEKGDSYVPPVAPFRYGNYIGAAYYGILQNNVGSMARVMVGNDALIGGFGVRVTGDIKVTGSTPGNSISGIATYRATMGRADGILGAGGGYNFDIKSTFSELLVGVDYRLTDRFAVFSEARQHYYFNGSGLSISSIVAGIKFRF; this is encoded by the coding sequence ATGAAAAAGGCCCTGATTACCGGAATGTTGCTGCTTAGCTCGGGCGCTCTGGCGGGGGGCGGCGCACCCGCGCCTGTTCCCGCCCCCGCACCCGCCCCGGCTGCCCAGCCCACGCCCGCCCCGGTCATGCCCCGCGTGATGCCGGTAACGACTGCGCCGATGGCCGTCTGCACGCCGGGCACCTGGGCCAAGGCGGCCATTGATCTGGTGACCCAGCGCGGCTACTTCATCGGCTACCCCGACGGCACCTTCAACTGGTGCAGCCCGATCACCCGGCAGGAAGTGGCGCAGGTGCTCGCGCGCGTGATCAGCCAGCTTCCCAGCGGGCAGACCACCTTCAACCCCGCTGAGCTGGACACCCTCCGCCAGGGCCTGCAAGACGCCCTGAGCGGTCTGGAAGAGCTGCGCGCGCAGGTCGCGGCCCAGCAGCAGGCGATCACCGCCCTCCAGTCGCAGATTGCTGAGCTGAACACGGCCCTGCAAGCCCTCCCGGCGGGCACTGCTGGGGCAGCCGGGGCTGCCGGGGCACAGGGTCCCCAGGGCGAGGTCGGTCCGCAGGGACCGGCCGGTCCGGCGGGGCCTGCCGGGGCGCAGGGTGCCCAGGGACCGGCGGGACCCCAGGGGCCGCAGGGCGAGCGGGGTGAACGGGGCGAGAAGGGTGACTCCTATGTGCCCCCGGTGGCTCCCTTCCGCTACGGGAACTACATCGGCGCGGCCTACTACGGCATTCTGCAAAACAACGTCGGCTCGATGGCCCGCGTCATGGTCGGCAACGACGCGCTGATCGGCGGCTTCGGGGTGCGTGTGACGGGCGACATCAAGGTCACGGGCAGCACGCCCGGCAACAGCATCAGCGGGATCGCCACCTACCGCGCCACCATGGGCCGGGCCGACGGCATCCTCGGTGCGGGCGGCGGCTACAACTTCGACATCAAGAGCACCTTCAGCGAGCTGCTCGTGGGCGTCGATTACCGCCTGACCGACCGCTTCGCCGTCTTCAGCGAGGCGCGCCAGCACTACTACTTCAACGGCAGCGGCCTGAGCATCAGCTCCATCGTGGCGGGCATCAAGTTCCGCTTCTGA
- the moaA gene encoding GTP 3',8-cyclase MoaA has protein sequence MLLDRLGRPLRDLRISVTDRCNLRCTYCMPADVFGPDHAFLPRAELLTFEEIERLARTFVALGVRKLRITGGEPLLRRDLPDLIAALARLKGVEDIALTTNGLLLPRLAPDLKAAGLNRVTVSLDSLDPEVFGRMNGLNVHPQRVLDGIEAALRAGLGVKVNTVVQRGVNDAGLRELWLALREQAVVRFIEFMDVGNHNGWNMDSVVPSREVLARLSAAGEGADGTGAEFRPVNPNYRGEVAARHTDAEGHEVGLISSVTAPFCGDCSRARLSAVGVLYTCLFAGTGTDLRAPLRAGASDAELRDLIAGVWSQRRDRYSEERGEVTREHKVEMSHIGG, from the coding sequence GTGCTTCTCGACCGGCTGGGCCGTCCCCTGCGTGACCTGCGTATCAGCGTGACCGACCGCTGCAACCTGCGCTGCACGTACTGCATGCCGGCCGACGTGTTCGGCCCCGACCACGCCTTCTTGCCCCGCGCCGAACTGCTGACCTTCGAGGAGATCGAGCGCCTGGCCCGCACCTTTGTGGCCCTGGGCGTGCGCAAACTGCGGATCACCGGGGGCGAGCCGCTGCTGCGGCGTGACCTGCCGGACCTGATCGCGGCTCTGGCCCGCCTGAAAGGCGTGGAGGACATCGCCCTGACCACCAACGGCCTGCTGCTGCCCCGCCTCGCGCCGGACCTCAAGGCGGCCGGGTTAAACCGCGTAACGGTCAGCCTCGACAGTCTCGATCCGGAGGTGTTCGGGCGGATGAACGGCCTGAACGTCCACCCCCAGCGGGTGCTGGACGGTATTGAGGCGGCGTTGCGGGCCGGGCTGGGTGTGAAGGTGAACACGGTGGTGCAGCGTGGCGTGAACGACGCGGGCCTGCGCGAGCTATGGCTGGCGCTGCGCGAACAGGCGGTGGTGCGCTTCATCGAGTTCATGGACGTGGGCAACCACAACGGCTGGAACATGGATTCGGTGGTGCCCTCGCGCGAGGTGCTGGCCCGCCTCAGTGCCGCTGGGGAAGGGGCGGACGGCACGGGGGCCGAGTTCCGGCCGGTGAACCCCAACTACCGGGGCGAGGTGGCCGCCCGCCACACGGACGCGGAGGGCCACGAGGTCGGCCTGATCAGCAGCGTCACCGCGCCTTTCTGCGGCGACTGCTCGCGGGCGCGGCTCTCGGCGGTGGGCGTGCTGTACACCTGCCTGTTCGCGGGAACCGGCACCGACCTGCGCGCCCCCCTGCGCGCCGGGGCCAGCGATGCCGAGTTGCGCGACCTGATCGCGGGGGTCTGGAGCCAGCGGCGCGACCGCTACAGCGAGGAACGCGGCGAGGTAACGCGGGAGCACAAGGTCGAGATGTCGCACATCGGGGGTTAG